The Acidobacteriota bacterium genome has a window encoding:
- a CDS encoding protein kinase, which yields MLSQTISHYRIQRHIGTSVIGEVYLAEDLNLRRKVALTLLSDNFVQNAAWMRQLAQEARALSALNHPNIRFIYEAGQDQQQHFIATEFVEGPTLREHLATTRMQLSEALEAALQIASGLAAAHAAGIIHRDLRPENVMLRPDGYIKILDFGLAKLVEDEAAPSAESAPVALTGTPAETPPGQTEVIHYHDPYRTAPLSQTKGLESLLSSLQTQLISRTQLWGIAGALSYYAPEHLRGAPLDQRSDIYSLGIVLYEMCAGRVPYSSTTAADMLSLLAEQPVRPLRELLHNAPEELDWIVQKALAREPEERYQTSKECLSDLRRLKQKLELAAEQQRVVTRSPQHPQRFETRPIERPPGDSGANQSNPAANPSANPSGRRSGSAPRELYPRDSGALRRGSGARNLRDALDSLAVLPFVNVSNDPGTEYLSDGITETIISTLSRISDLRVMARSTVFKYKGRVVDPQTVGNELGVRGVLAGRVLLRGENLVVKVELVDAADGSLLWAESYQRPHGDIFELEAEIAKQITEHLRLQLSGEQEEKLAKRHTDNAEAYHLYLKGRFFWNQRSPDALKKAIECFLQAIKKDNHYALAYAGMTDCYTLLSWAAVPPREFVPKARMAVLKALEIDDQLAEAHASLGFLTLWYDWDFLKAEQEFLRAIELNPNYPTAHHWYGYSLVVQERIDEGLARMRHALTLDPLSLIITTDIGEILYRARRYEAALAQLQKAIEMDPNFQLAYSWRAVSLLKLGRAAEVIPTVEQGLRHFGGSPGRKTALAVACALVNDRTRAQMLFEQLQQDALQEYVPPYYLACVAAHLGDFDRAFGYLERAYQERSGWIPWLKLDPMSDVLRPDARFSDLLRRVGLKP from the coding sequence TTGCTCTCACAAACGATCTCGCATTACCGGATTCAGCGGCACATCGGCACCAGCGTCATCGGCGAAGTTTATTTGGCTGAGGATTTGAATTTGCGCCGCAAAGTCGCGCTCACTTTGCTGTCTGATAACTTCGTGCAAAATGCCGCCTGGATGCGCCAGTTGGCGCAAGAAGCCCGCGCCCTTTCCGCCCTCAATCATCCCAATATCCGTTTCATCTACGAAGCCGGGCAGGATCAGCAACAACACTTCATCGCCACCGAATTTGTCGAAGGGCCGACCTTGCGCGAGCATCTGGCGACCACGCGCATGCAATTGTCAGAGGCGTTGGAGGCGGCGCTGCAAATCGCCAGTGGTTTGGCGGCGGCCCACGCTGCCGGGATCATCCATCGGGATTTACGTCCTGAAAACGTGATGTTGCGGCCCGATGGTTACATCAAAATCCTCGATTTCGGCTTGGCGAAATTGGTGGAAGACGAGGCGGCGCCCAGCGCTGAAAGTGCGCCTGTTGCCCTAACCGGGACGCCCGCCGAAACGCCGCCCGGCCAAACCGAGGTCATTCATTATCACGACCCGTATCGAACCGCGCCGCTCAGTCAAACCAAAGGGCTGGAATCCCTGTTGTCTTCGTTGCAAACGCAACTCATCAGCCGCACCCAACTCTGGGGCATCGCCGGGGCGCTCAGCTATTACGCGCCGGAGCATTTGCGCGGTGCGCCGCTCGATCAACGCAGCGATATTTACAGCCTGGGCATCGTGCTTTATGAGATGTGCGCCGGGCGGGTTCCGTACAGCAGCACTACGGCGGCGGATATGCTCAGCCTGTTGGCCGAGCAGCCGGTCAGGCCTTTGCGGGAGCTATTGCATAACGCGCCGGAAGAGTTGGATTGGATTGTGCAAAAGGCCTTGGCGCGTGAACCGGAAGAGCGCTATCAGACCAGCAAGGAATGCCTGTCTGATTTGCGGCGCTTGAAACAGAAACTCGAATTGGCCGCCGAGCAACAACGCGTCGTTACACGTTCGCCGCAACATCCGCAGCGGTTTGAAACCCGCCCGATTGAACGGCCGCCTGGCGATTCCGGCGCCAATCAATCAAATCCAGCAGCGAATCCGTCAGCGAATCCGTCAGGCCGGCGCAGCGGTTCCGCCCCGCGCGAACTTTACCCGCGCGATTCAGGCGCGTTGCGGCGCGGTTCGGGCGCGCGCAACTTGCGCGATGCCTTGGATTCGCTGGCGGTCTTGCCCTTCGTCAATGTCAGCAACGATCCCGGCACCGAATATCTGAGCGATGGCATCACCGAAACGATCATCAGCACCCTGTCGCGTATCTCTGACTTGCGCGTGATGGCGCGCAGCACCGTGTTCAAATACAAAGGCCGCGTCGTTGACCCGCAGACGGTCGGCAATGAATTGGGTGTGCGTGGTGTGCTGGCGGGGCGTGTTTTGTTGCGCGGCGAAAACTTGGTCGTCAAGGTTGAGTTGGTAGACGCCGCCGACGGCTCGTTGCTCTGGGCCGAAAGCTATCAACGCCCGCACGGCGACATCTTTGAATTGGAAGCGGAGATTGCCAAGCAGATCACCGAGCATTTGCGTTTGCAGCTTTCCGGCGAACAGGAAGAAAAGCTGGCGAAACGCCACACCGACAACGCCGAGGCCTATCATCTCTATCTGAAAGGCCGCTTCTTCTGGAATCAGCGTTCGCCCGACGCCCTGAAAAAAGCTATCGAATGTTTCCTGCAAGCGATCAAGAAAGACAATCACTACGCGCTGGCTTACGCAGGCATGACCGATTGCTACACTCTGCTTAGTTGGGCCGCCGTGCCACCGCGCGAATTTGTGCCGAAAGCGCGCATGGCTGTGCTGAAGGCGTTGGAGATTGACGACCAACTCGCTGAGGCGCACGCCTCGCTCGGCTTTCTGACGCTTTGGTACGACTGGGATTTTCTGAAAGCGGAGCAGGAGTTCCTGCGCGCCATTGAACTCAATCCGAATTATCCGACCGCCCATCACTGGTACGGGTACAGCTTGGTCGTACAAGAGCGGATAGATGAGGGACTGGCGCGTATGCGTCATGCCCTCACGCTCGACCCGCTTTCGCTGATCATCACGACCGACATCGGCGAGATTTTGTATCGCGCGCGCCGCTACGAAGCCGCCTTGGCGCAATTGCAAAAAGCCATCGAGATGGACCCGAACTTTCAACTCGCTTATTCCTGGCGTGCCGTCAGTCTGCTCAAATTGGGTCGCGCTGCTGAAGTCATTCCCACCGTCGAACAAGGGCTGCGTCATTTCGGCGGCAGCCCGGGCCGCAAAACGGCGTTGGCTGTGGCCTGTGCGCTGGTGAATGACCGCACGCGCGCGCAGATGCTGTTTGAGCAATTGCAACAGGACGCGCTGCAAGAATATGTGCCGCCTTATTATTTGGCCTGTGTGGCGGCGCATTTGGGCGATTTCGACCGGGCCTTCGGTTATTTGGAGCGCGCTTATCAGGAACGCAGCGGCTGGATTCCCTGGTTGAAGCTCGACCCCATGTCTGACGTTTTGCGGCCCGACGCGCGGTTTAGCGATCTGCTGCGGCGCGTGGGCTTGAAGCCGTAG
- the gap gene encoding type I glyceraldehyde-3-phosphate dehydrogenase, translated as MGIKVGINGFGRIGRNVLRATLGSKDIDFVAVNDLTDTKTLAHLLKYDSILGNLDHEITSDADSITVNGDRFRVFAQRDPALIPWEEVGAEIVIESTGHFTDKEKAKAHLRGPVKKVIISAPAKNEDITIVLGVNEKAYDPASHHVISNASCTTNCLAPVAKVIHENFAIKKALMTTIHSYTNDQVILDFPHKDLRRARAGALSMIPTSTGAAKAVSLVLPELKGKFDGIAVRVPTPNVSLVDVVMEVEKATTTAEVNAVLKAAANGPLKGILQFEEAPLVSSDFKKNPNSSIVDAENTKVIGGNMVKVLSWYDNEWGYSCRVVDLIKYIAAQGL; from the coding sequence ATGGGTATCAAAGTAGGCATTAACGGCTTTGGCCGTATCGGGCGCAACGTCTTGCGCGCGACGCTGGGAAGTAAAGACATTGATTTCGTCGCGGTCAACGATCTGACCGACACCAAAACGCTGGCGCATCTGCTCAAGTACGATTCGATCCTGGGCAATCTTGATCACGAGATCACTTCTGACGCCGATTCGATCACCGTCAATGGCGACCGCTTCCGCGTCTTTGCGCAACGCGATCCCGCGTTGATTCCGTGGGAAGAGGTCGGCGCCGAGATCGTCATCGAATCCACCGGCCATTTCACCGACAAAGAAAAAGCCAAAGCCCACCTGCGTGGCCCAGTCAAGAAGGTCATTATCAGCGCGCCCGCCAAAAACGAAGACATCACCATCGTCCTGGGCGTCAACGAAAAGGCCTATGATCCGGCCAGCCATCACGTCATCTCGAACGCTTCGTGCACGACCAATTGCCTGGCCCCGGTCGCCAAGGTGATTCACGAAAACTTTGCGATCAAGAAAGCATTGATGACGACGATTCACTCGTACACCAACGATCAGGTCATCCTTGATTTCCCGCACAAGGATTTGCGCCGCGCGCGTGCCGGGGCACTCTCGATGATTCCGACCTCGACCGGCGCCGCCAAAGCCGTCTCGCTGGTCTTGCCCGAACTCAAAGGCAAATTTGACGGCATCGCCGTGCGCGTGCCGACGCCCAACGTCTCGCTGGTTGACGTGGTGATGGAAGTCGAAAAGGCAACCACGACCGCCGAGGTCAACGCCGTGCTCAAAGCCGCCGCCAACGGCCCGCTCAAAGGCATCCTGCAATTTGAAGAAGCGCCGCTGGTCTCTTCGGATTTCAAGAAGAACCCCAACTCATCCATCGTGGACGCCGAGAACACCAAGGTCATCGGCGGCAACATGGTCAAAGTGCTGTCGTGGTATGACAACGAATGGGGCTATTCCTGCCGCGTGGTGGATTTGATCAAATACATCGCCGCGCAGGGGCTGTAA